The sequence AATACTTACATTGCGCCCCAAAATAGGGGCTTAAGCTAATTTGATAAAGCCTAAGCAGTTTTATCGCTAAAGCATTTAAAGGTCGCATTACACAAGGTCCAGCAGTTGATTGCGCAGTTGGCCTTTTTCTTTGCTTCTGAGTCGGCCGCGAGTTTCTCGACCAATAGGTGTGCGCAGCTTGACTACGACATCCAAGCCTGGCTGTGCCTTCCGAATTTGTTCGCGCAACATGCGTTTAAGCCTGTTCCGATCCACTGCGCGTTTAGCGAGTTTTTTAGCGACCGCCAGTCCAAGGTCGGGACTGCAGCC comes from Polynucleobacter paneuropaeus and encodes:
- a CDS encoding ribonuclease P protein component, with amino-acid sequence MPLNSARISELLKTRPKTSSQWGVYSAPPKAGCSPDLGLAVAKKLAKRAVDRNRLKRMLREQIRKAQPGLDVVVKLRTPIGRETRGRLRSKEKGQLRNQLLDLV